A region of Candidatus Rokuibacteriota bacterium DNA encodes the following proteins:
- a CDS encoding amidohydrolase family protein, which translates to MTPRVDTVVHGGQVVTPTDVYPAGVAIKDGTIAAVAPDELLPEATRAIDARGKYVLPGLIDCHIHLGPEYDDWQTGPIAAAHAGLTTLIGFGLYDDAKPEPLDRAVEGLRAEVEGQSVLDFGFHFILPNQPAILEGLPRAFRLGVTSYKMFMTYKKRPHRMCSDDFICRAMEVIAAQGGVAQLHCENGDVLDYLESKAIAEGRVHPRDFPPTCPDWAEEEAINRAIKLGGLTGCPVYVVHLSTQLGLERIKQAQAAGQRVWTETCPQYLLLTADEMERWGPLAQMGPPLRRADGPDRDALWGGLAQGHIATVGSDHAPRAKALKEPGWKNIFVDPGGNPIPFGSPSVETMVPLMYSEGVVKRGLPLSWIARVLAENPARIFGLYPKKGAIRVGADADLLLIDPAEETTISVADHQGMAGWTLYEGWKVHGRPWMTLLRGEVLLNQGKLEQAPGYGRYLHRGPPLPPIAGPVR; encoded by the coding sequence ATGACCCCCCGCGTCGACACCGTCGTTCACGGCGGCCAGGTCGTGACGCCGACGGACGTCTACCCGGCGGGCGTCGCGATCAAGGACGGGACGATCGCGGCGGTGGCGCCCGACGAGCTGCTGCCCGAGGCGACGCGCGCCATCGACGCCCGGGGGAAGTACGTGCTGCCGGGGCTGATCGACTGCCACATCCACCTCGGGCCCGAGTACGACGACTGGCAGACCGGACCCATCGCCGCCGCCCACGCCGGCCTCACGACGCTCATCGGGTTCGGCCTCTACGACGACGCGAAACCCGAGCCTCTCGACCGGGCCGTGGAGGGGCTCAGGGCGGAGGTCGAGGGCCAGTCGGTCCTCGACTTCGGCTTCCACTTCATCCTGCCCAACCAGCCGGCCATCCTCGAGGGGCTTCCACGCGCCTTCCGGCTCGGAGTCACCTCCTACAAGATGTTCATGACGTACAAGAAGCGACCCCACCGGATGTGCTCCGACGACTTCATCTGCCGCGCCATGGAGGTGATCGCGGCCCAGGGCGGCGTCGCCCAGCTCCACTGCGAGAACGGCGACGTGCTCGACTACCTCGAGAGCAAGGCGATCGCCGAGGGCCGCGTCCACCCGCGCGATTTCCCGCCCACGTGCCCGGACTGGGCCGAAGAGGAAGCCATCAACCGCGCAATCAAGCTGGGCGGCCTCACGGGCTGCCCTGTCTACGTCGTGCACCTGAGCACCCAGCTCGGCCTCGAGCGCATCAAGCAGGCGCAGGCGGCTGGCCAACGCGTCTGGACGGAGACGTGCCCCCAGTACCTCCTCCTGACCGCCGACGAGATGGAGCGGTGGGGACCGCTCGCCCAGATGGGGCCGCCGCTCCGCCGGGCCGACGGCCCCGACCGCGACGCGCTCTGGGGCGGGCTGGCGCAGGGCCACATCGCGACGGTCGGCAGCGATCATGCCCCGCGCGCGAAGGCGCTCAAGGAGCCGGGCTGGAAGAACATCTTCGTCGACCCGGGCGGCAACCCGATCCCGTTCGGGAGCCCCTCGGTCGAGACCATGGTGCCCCTCATGTACAGCGAGGGCGTCGTCAAGCGCGGGCTGCCGCTCTCCTGGATCGCGCGGGTGCTCGCCGAGAACCCTGCGCGGATCTTCGGCCTGTATCCCAAGAAGGGCGCCATCCGGGTCGGCGCCGACGCCGACCTGCTCCTGATCGACCCCGCCGAGGAGACGACGATCAGCGTCGCCGACCACCAGGGCATGGCCGGCTGGACGCTCTACGAAGGCTGGAAGGTCCACGGGCGACCGTGGATGACGCTGCTCCGTGGCGAGGTCCTCCTCAACCAGGGGAAGCTCGAGCAGGCGCCGGGGTACGGGCGCTACCTCCACCGCGGCCCGCCGCTCCCGCCGATCGCGGGTCCGGTCCGATGA